The proteins below are encoded in one region of Mycobacterium botniense:
- the efeU gene encoding iron uptake transporter permease EfeU, whose translation MTVVANLPACLAASAASIPSQLLGSGVIGLREGLESAIVVTILVAFLIRSNRYDAVKWVWLGVAAAIAVTIGVFLTIQFTAYTVSDRAAEAIGGVASLAAVSIVTTMVLWMKKAAAGLSGELRDEMARALQAGSLAVLLLAFLAVGREGIETALFMVGFAKADTAWPLTGLVLGAGAAALIAYGMYAGVIHLNLSTFFTYTGAFLVLVAAGILASGVGALQKVGWLPGAHTRAFDASMWFDWSSWYGQLIRGVFSITPTPTVLRFGVWFAYLIIVLPLFLRRPAGASARISGHAPGQPG comes from the coding sequence GTGACAGTGGTAGCCAACCTTCCGGCGTGCCTCGCGGCCAGTGCTGCGAGCATTCCGTCGCAGTTGCTCGGCAGCGGTGTGATCGGTTTGCGCGAGGGTCTTGAGAGCGCCATCGTCGTGACGATTCTGGTCGCGTTCCTGATCCGGTCGAACCGCTATGACGCGGTTAAATGGGTGTGGCTGGGTGTCGCTGCTGCCATCGCCGTCACCATCGGTGTTTTCCTGACGATTCAGTTCACCGCATACACGGTCAGCGACCGGGCCGCCGAGGCGATCGGCGGCGTGGCGTCGCTGGCCGCCGTCAGCATCGTCACCACGATGGTGCTGTGGATGAAGAAAGCCGCCGCGGGCCTGTCCGGGGAATTGCGCGACGAGATGGCGCGCGCCTTACAGGCGGGTTCGCTGGCGGTGCTGCTACTGGCGTTCCTGGCCGTGGGCCGGGAAGGCATCGAGACCGCACTGTTCATGGTGGGGTTCGCTAAAGCCGACACAGCGTGGCCGCTGACCGGCCTGGTCCTCGGTGCGGGGGCGGCGGCCCTGATCGCCTACGGGATGTACGCCGGCGTGATCCATCTCAATCTGAGCACATTCTTCACCTATACCGGTGCTTTTCTGGTGCTTGTCGCGGCCGGAATCCTCGCTTCGGGTGTCGGCGCCTTGCAGAAGGTGGGGTGGCTTCCCGGCGCGCACACCCGGGCATTCGACGCCAGCATGTGGTTCGACTGGTCGTCGTGGTATGGGCAGCTCATCCGGGGCGTATTCAGCATCACCCCGACACCTACCGTGCTGCGGTTCGGGGTGTGGTTCGCCTACCTGATCATCGTGCTGCCGCTGTTTTTGCGCCGCCCCGCCGGCGCATCAGCACGGATATCGGGACACGCCCCCGGCCAACCGGGGTAG
- a CDS encoding lytic transglycosylase domain-containing protein produces MSPVRWLRAVAVVGATALLLSSSCTWQLDAFIPEGVPPPAGDPVPPVDTHVKGRPADQLHDWAARRAPALGIPLIALEAYAYAARVAEVENPKCHLAWTTLAGIGEVESHHGTYHHATIAPNGDVRPPIRGVRLDGSGGTLHIVDSDEGGMDGDSGADRAMGPMQFIPETWRLYGVDAHNDGVSSVDNIDDAALSAAGYLCWRGKDLATPRGWITALRAYNNSGPYARAVRDWATAYAAGHPL; encoded by the coding sequence GTGTCGCCGGTGCGGTGGTTGCGGGCGGTTGCTGTCGTGGGGGCGACGGCGCTGCTGCTGTCATCCAGTTGCACCTGGCAGCTCGACGCTTTCATCCCCGAAGGGGTGCCCCCGCCGGCGGGGGATCCAGTGCCGCCGGTGGACACGCATGTGAAGGGCCGGCCCGCCGACCAGCTGCACGACTGGGCCGCGCGGCGCGCCCCGGCGCTGGGCATCCCGCTCATCGCACTGGAAGCGTACGCGTATGCGGCCCGCGTCGCCGAGGTGGAGAACCCGAAATGCCATCTGGCGTGGACCACCTTGGCCGGCATCGGGGAGGTGGAGAGTCACCACGGGACCTATCACCACGCGACGATTGCGCCCAACGGTGATGTCCGTCCGCCGATTCGCGGAGTTCGCCTCGACGGCAGCGGAGGCACCTTGCACATCGTCGACAGCGATGAGGGCGGCATGGACGGCGATTCGGGTGCGGACCGGGCGATGGGGCCGATGCAGTTCATCCCGGAGACCTGGCGTTTGTACGGGGTGGACGCCCACAACGACGGAGTCTCCAGTGTCGACAACATCGACGACGCCGCACTGTCGGCAGCGGGCTATTTGTGCTGGCGCGGAAAAGACCTCGCGACACCGCGAGGCTGGATAACCGCGCTGCGCGCCTACAACAATTCCGGTCCCTATGCGCGTGCTGTCCGCGACTGGGCCACCGCCTACGCGGCGGGTCACCCGCTCTGA
- the eno gene encoding phosphopyruvate hydratase, translating into MPIIEQVGAREILDSRGNPTVEVEVALIDGTFARAAVPAGASTGEHEAVELRDGGARYGGKGVKKAVQAVLDEIAPAVIGLNADDQRLVDQALVDLDGTPDKSRLGANAILGVSLAVAKAAADSAELPLFRYLGGPNAHILPVPMMNILNGGAHADTGVDVQEFMVAPIGAPSFSEALRWGAEVYHALKSVLKKQGLSTGLGDEGGFAPDVAGTKAALDLISAAIESAGLRPGADVALALDAAATEFHAGADGYTFENKTRTAAQMTEFYLDLLNAYPLVSLEDPLSEDDWDGWVALTASIGDRVQVVGDDIFVTNPERIEEGIEKGVANAVLVKVNQIGTLTETLDSVALAHHSGYRTMISHRSGETEDTTIADLAVAVGCGQIKTGAPARSERVAKYNQLLRIEEALGDAARYAGDLAFPRYAPDAK; encoded by the coding sequence GTGCCCATTATCGAGCAGGTCGGTGCCCGCGAGATCCTCGATTCGCGGGGCAACCCGACCGTCGAGGTCGAAGTGGCTCTGATCGACGGGACATTCGCCCGGGCTGCGGTACCGGCGGGCGCGTCCACCGGAGAGCATGAGGCCGTCGAGTTGCGTGACGGCGGTGCGCGTTATGGGGGCAAGGGCGTGAAAAAGGCGGTGCAGGCGGTGTTGGATGAAATCGCGCCGGCGGTCATCGGCCTCAACGCCGACGACCAGCGGCTGGTCGACCAGGCGCTGGTGGACCTTGACGGCACCCCCGACAAGTCGCGGCTGGGCGCCAACGCAATACTGGGGGTTTCGTTGGCGGTCGCCAAGGCCGCTGCCGATTCGGCTGAGCTACCGCTGTTTCGCTATCTGGGCGGGCCGAACGCGCACATCCTGCCGGTGCCGATGATGAACATCCTCAACGGCGGCGCGCACGCCGACACCGGGGTCGACGTTCAGGAGTTCATGGTTGCGCCGATCGGAGCGCCCAGTTTTTCTGAGGCCTTGCGCTGGGGTGCTGAGGTTTACCATGCGCTCAAGTCGGTGCTGAAAAAGCAGGGTCTTTCCACCGGCCTGGGCGACGAAGGCGGCTTCGCCCCCGACGTGGCCGGCACCAAAGCGGCGCTGGATTTGATCAGCGCGGCGATCGAGTCGGCGGGTCTGCGGCCCGGCGCGGACGTGGCGCTGGCTCTCGACGCCGCAGCCACCGAGTTCCACGCCGGCGCCGACGGCTACACGTTCGAAAACAAGACGCGCACGGCGGCGCAGATGACCGAGTTCTACCTCGACCTGCTCAACGCCTATCCGCTGGTATCTCTTGAAGACCCGCTGTCGGAAGACGACTGGGACGGCTGGGTGGCGTTGACAGCCTCGATTGGCGACCGAGTGCAAGTCGTCGGGGACGACATCTTTGTCACCAATCCCGAGCGTATCGAGGAGGGTATCGAAAAGGGTGTGGCAAATGCCGTGCTGGTCAAGGTGAACCAGATCGGGACGCTGACCGAGACGCTGGACTCGGTGGCGTTGGCCCACCACAGCGGATACCGCACGATGATCAGTCACCGCAGCGGTGAGACGGAGGACACCACGATCGCTGATCTCGCAGTGGCTGTCGGCTGTGGCCAAATCAAAACCGGCGCACCGGCCCGCAGTGAACGCGTCGCTAAGTACAA